The genomic stretch GCTCGCGCCGGAGGCGGAGGACCTGTTGCCAGCCTTGTTTCAGGGCGTAGAGGATCTGGGAGACGGTGAATTCGGCGACCGGCACGGCGTTCGCCGCGGCGGCGGTGGAGAGGGCGATGTTCCGTTCCCAGAAGGCCTCGGTGACGAGGCCCTTGACGGAGCCGGCCCCGTAGAAGATCGCCTTCAGGTTGGGGAACCGCCGCAGGAAGGCTTCGTCGAAGCGGACGATGCCCCAGCTCGCGAACAGGAAATCGACCTCGGGCCACGACTGGGCGGTGGCGTGGTACCCTTTCTCCGTCAAGAGCGGGCCGCCGATGCGCATCAGCCGTTCGATGCCGGACCGTTCCTCGGGACCGTAGACTTGATCGTAACGGTCGGTGGAAAGGAAGAGGAGGCCGCAGGGGGAGGGGATCATGTCACGCCGCCCGTTCGCGTTCGTCGAGGTTCTGATGGTCCTTCACGGTGCCGTCGTCGAGGTGGTTCACCCGCTCGTTTCTCAGGCGGGCAAAGAAACGGCGCATGCCGCGCACGCCGCCCCAGGTGAACCAGAGTCCGGTGACGACGGCGAAGAAGACGGGAAGGACGAAGGAGACGACGTGCCAGAACGACGGCCAGAGCGCGGCAGACCAGGGGGAGACGAAGTACCACGTCGTGCCCACGAGGAAGATGAGGGTGAAGAGCGAACTCCAGCCGAAGAGAAGGCCGGCGATCCATTTGTCCCCCCTGGAGAAATTCTCGTCGAAGCCGATGAGCCGCCCCAGCCATGCCCCGCGAGGCGCGGGGGCGGGAGAGGCCGCGGCTTTCGCGACCTCATCGGTCCGCGCATAGGCGCCGCGATGGAGGAGGCGGTCCATGTTGAAGTCCTCGCGGCTCGTCAGGAGGGAGACGGCGACGTAGAGGGTCATCGCCGTGAGACAGGCGATGAAGGAAATCTGGGTTCCGTTCAGCGGAAAGTGGGGATGGAGTTGTCGGGCGAGGATGCCCCCGACGGAGAGGGTCGATCCGGCGAAGAGGGCGGCCCAGGCCCCCGCCGTCGTCCCTTTTTTCCAGTAGAGGCCGCCGATGATGACCGCGCCGATGCCGCCGACGTAGATGGCGCAGGTGACGGCCCACCACATGGCGATGTAGTCGACCTGCCGGTAGAGGGCTCCGAAGAGGAAGGCGAAGAGGGCGACGCCGCCGATGGAGCAACGGAGGACGAAGAGGTGCTGTTTGGGGCCGAACGGTTTCTTGCGGAGGGGAACGAGGACGTCCTGGACGAAGATGCTGCCCCATGAATGGAGATGGGTGGCGTCCCCGCCGAAGACGCCCATGAGGAAGATGGCGCAGAGGACGCCCTTCACGCCGACGGGAAGGAGGTGGGAGACGGCGATGGGCATCCGCATCTGGTTCTGGACGTTGGGATCGGAGATGCGCGCGACCTCGTCGCCGACGGCGGCGGCCTGGGCGGAGAAGTCGTGGTGGGCGAGGAAGGTCATGGCGCAGATGCCGAGGAGGGTGACCGTCGCGCTCTTGCCCATCTCCCGCCATCGGCCGAGGAGGCCGCCCATCCGAGCCTCGTGCGGGTTGAGCGCCGCCCCCTGGTATCCGGCCGCGTTCTGCCAGGCCATCGTGCCGTAGATGCTGATGACGAGCCCCATGAGGACGTACCAGACGTTGAAGTCCTTCACGCCG from Verrucomicrobium sp. GAS474 encodes the following:
- a CDS encoding sodium:proline symporter, with amino-acid sequence MTPLDWLITIAPLLLVLAVGLYSRRHVRGVADFMSGGRSADRYLLCIAGGELQAGAVVFVALFEVLSHSGFALGWWGWLAGPIGLIVSISGFVVYRYRETRAMTLAQFFELRYSKRFRLFTGFLGFFAGILNFGIIPAVGARCLAYFWGFPEHVAILGVPCPTYVLMMGLFLSISLFVALSGGLVTVMIVNCLEGIVAQLFYIVIIVALLTTFDWSQIVTVLQDRPPGHSFLNPFDSSGVKDFNVWYVLMGLVISIYGTMAWQNAAGYQGAALNPHEARMGGLLGRWREMGKSATVTLLGICAMTFLAHHDFSAQAAAVGDEVARISDPNVQNQMRMPIAVSHLLPVGVKGVLCAIFLMGVFGGDATHLHSWGSIFVQDVLVPLRKKPFGPKQHLFVLRCSIGGVALFAFLFGALYRQVDYIAMWWAVTCAIYVGGIGAVIIGGLYWKKGTTAGAWAALFAGSTLSVGGILARQLHPHFPLNGTQISFIACLTAMTLYVAVSLLTSREDFNMDRLLHRGAYARTDEVAKAAASPAPAPRGAWLGRLIGFDENFSRGDKWIAGLLFGWSSLFTLIFLVGTTWYFVSPWSAALWPSFWHVVSFVLPVFFAVVTGLWFTWGGVRGMRRFFARLRNERVNHLDDGTVKDHQNLDERERAA